The genomic region GAGAGGTGTTTCCGAAGAACAGGTGAGGAATTTCTTCGATTCCAACGAGCCGATTTTTTCTTGGAATTTATCCAATTTCGACAACTCTGTTATTTTGGTTGACACTGTGTTTGATGGGCGCAAATTTAGGTTGGTCTATAACGTGCTCACGGATACGCTGATAACACTTTTCCCTAGGAGGTAGATTATGACAGACAAAGAACTTGCATTGGCCCTCGAAAGGGAATATGAGGAAACGGGTGATAATGCTGGCATCGCAATGCCCCCGGCCCCATCAATGGCAGCAGCCATTGCCACAGTCAAGAAACG from uncultured Fibrobacter sp. harbors:
- a CDS encoding DUF4258 domain-containing protein, giving the protein MDIKISEHAKQRMDERGVSEEQVRNFFDSNEPIFSWNLSNFDNSVILVDTVFDGRKFRLVYNVLTDTLITLFPRR